One region of Bacterioplanoides sp. SCSIO 12839 genomic DNA includes:
- a CDS encoding folate-binding protein YgfZ, translating into MTLFSADRINHAGFFEPESTDTHPSSAGSFSWLAQFGLLRITGPDSERFLQGQLTCDVVKLSQQQWLLGACCTAKGRMVANFMIGRDDQGYWLRLPLSQVDALAQHLKKYAVFFKAELQNMTDSHKIIGCFDHSETDLPQTLAWSESGAQLQHQDGRQEYWLTNDAAEQLLTEQLQASLPLINSDCWASADIQQGIIWVTDASREHWIPQNINWQHLGGISFNKGCYTGQEIVARLQYLGKSKKAIFLLNSEHSAAPELLQSIKSGGGESNSGSSLGELASWQGNLGLALLNDLDDLESVTLQDKEIGQFSATLKKLSYTEEQETHSDA; encoded by the coding sequence ATGACGCTGTTTTCTGCCGACCGTATTAATCATGCTGGTTTTTTTGAACCTGAATCAACCGATACACACCCCTCCAGCGCGGGTAGCTTCAGTTGGCTGGCTCAGTTTGGTTTATTACGCATCACCGGGCCCGACAGCGAACGTTTCCTGCAAGGTCAATTAACCTGCGATGTGGTTAAGCTCTCGCAGCAACAATGGCTTTTGGGCGCCTGTTGCACCGCAAAAGGCCGCATGGTCGCTAATTTTATGATTGGCCGTGATGACCAAGGTTATTGGTTGCGTCTGCCGTTGTCTCAAGTCGACGCATTGGCGCAACATCTGAAAAAATACGCCGTTTTCTTTAAAGCCGAACTGCAGAATATGACGGATAGCCACAAGATCATTGGTTGCTTCGATCATTCAGAAACCGACTTACCCCAAACCCTGGCCTGGTCAGAAAGCGGCGCGCAGTTACAACACCAGGACGGCCGCCAGGAATACTGGCTGACAAACGACGCCGCAGAGCAGCTGCTGACGGAACAACTTCAGGCGAGCCTGCCACTGATCAATAGTGATTGTTGGGCATCCGCGGATATTCAACAGGGCATTATCTGGGTTACCGATGCCAGCCGTGAACACTGGATTCCTCAAAATATAAACTGGCAACACCTGGGCGGCATCAGCTTTAACAAAGGCTGCTATACCGGCCAGGAGATTGTGGCGCGGCTGCAATACCTCGGCAAAAGCAAAAAAGCGATATTCCTGTTAAACAGTGAACACAGCGCTGCACCAGAGCTGCTGCAAAGTATCAAAAGCGGCGGTGGTGAAAGTAATAGTGGCAGTAGCCTTGGCGAACTGGCCAGCTGGCAGGGTAACCTGGGCCTGGCACTGCTGAATGATCTTGATGACCTTGAATCCGTCACACTGCAGGATAAAGAAATCGGGCAATTTTCCGCCACCCTGAAAAAGCTTTCCTATACTGAAGAGCAGGAAACTCATTCAGACGCCTGA
- a CDS encoding HDOD domain-containing protein, translating to MNTDLAKQVKDDIVAQIKNDELVLPTLPEIALKVREVAENPNATIDELCDVISRDPALSARIIKVTNSPLLRTSMPVDDLVAAVSRLGIDFTSNLAIGLAMEQMFQATNDMIDHRMRQCWSQAMEIASTAQVLARHFTRLKPDQAMLAGLVHQIGILPILAYAENNASLLADSLSLDKVIERLHPALGAYILRSWDFPAEIIEVAKHYIDQSYQADEPTYTDLIQVATFQSYADSDHPLAKVDRSQLGSFKRLGLDSDEEVTQLEALSEEVGATQSAISG from the coding sequence ATGAATACTGACCTGGCCAAACAGGTAAAAGATGACATCGTTGCACAGATCAAAAATGATGAACTGGTGCTGCCCACCCTGCCCGAAATTGCGTTAAAAGTTCGCGAAGTCGCAGAAAACCCCAACGCCACGATTGATGAATTATGTGATGTCATCAGTCGTGACCCGGCACTCAGCGCCCGTATTATTAAAGTCACCAACAGCCCGTTATTACGAACCAGCATGCCAGTCGACGACCTGGTCGCAGCAGTTTCACGACTGGGTATTGATTTCACCTCAAATCTGGCCATTGGCCTGGCCATGGAGCAAATGTTCCAGGCCACCAACGATATGATTGATCACCGGATGCGCCAATGCTGGTCACAAGCGATGGAAATTGCCTCCACCGCTCAGGTACTGGCGCGCCACTTCACCCGTCTGAAGCCAGATCAGGCGATGCTGGCCGGGCTGGTTCACCAGATTGGTATTCTGCCAATCCTGGCCTATGCCGAAAACAACGCCAGCTTGCTGGCTGACAGCCTGTCACTGGATAAAGTCATCGAACGCCTTCACCCGGCACTCGGGGCCTATATTTTACGTAGCTGGGATTTTCCCGCTGAAATAATCGAAGTCGCTAAACACTACATCGATCAGAGCTATCAGGCCGACGAACCAACTTACACTGACCTGATTCAGGTAGCCACCTTCCAGAGTTATGCCGACAGCGACCATCCGCTGGCGAAGGTAGACCGCAGTCAGCTCGGTTCATTCAAGCGTTTAGGACTGGATAGCGATGAAGAAGTCACTCAGCTGGAAGCGCTGAGTGAGGAAGTAGGTGCTACACAATCGGCCATCAGTGGCTGA
- a CDS encoding HDOD domain-containing protein, translated as MEQILPLIETGKLPLPTLPSVAQEILQANKGDNLTTESLGHLIEQDPAITAHLIKIANSPLVGCSTEVTDLKTAIGLFGVLYCSQLAISLALKQLFRARHSVVAELIQKTWEDCSQVAGLCLVMAKSYSINPGSAYLAGLLHKIGALPILRWLDEQPELALSHAEILQLLEQHQGTLAEQLLDDWCFPTALCAIPHTYNNLNFSGHQNDQSQASSADLVAAAYHFVSSPSDIQWPDGAVLDRLGLTPDEMPEKMQHWQSLTG; from the coding sequence GTGGAACAAATTCTCCCTCTCATTGAAACGGGCAAGCTACCTTTGCCAACTTTGCCTTCCGTTGCTCAGGAAATTCTGCAAGCGAATAAGGGGGACAACCTCACCACCGAATCGCTGGGACACCTGATTGAGCAAGACCCGGCGATCACCGCTCACTTAATTAAAATTGCCAACAGCCCACTGGTCGGCTGCTCAACTGAAGTGACTGACCTGAAAACAGCCATTGGTTTATTTGGGGTCTTGTATTGCAGCCAGCTGGCAATCAGCCTGGCATTAAAGCAACTGTTCCGGGCACGTCACAGCGTGGTTGCTGAATTGATACAAAAAACCTGGGAGGATTGCTCCCAGGTGGCCGGGTTATGTCTGGTGATGGCAAAAAGCTACTCCATCAACCCAGGCAGCGCTTATCTGGCGGGCTTACTTCATAAGATTGGCGCATTGCCCATCTTACGCTGGCTCGACGAGCAGCCAGAACTGGCACTCAGCCACGCAGAGATTTTGCAATTGCTGGAGCAACATCAGGGAACCCTGGCCGAGCAACTGCTGGATGATTGGTGCTTCCCGACCGCTCTGTGCGCTATCCCGCACACTTACAATAATCTGAACTTCAGTGGTCATCAAAATGATCAAAGTCAGGCCAGTAGCGCAGACTTGGTCGCGGCAGCGTATCACTTTGTGTCGTCCCCCAGCGACATACAATGGCCGGATGGTGCAGTTCTGGATCGACTTGGCCTGACCCCTGACGAAATGCCGGAAAAAATGCAACACTGGCAAAGCCTGACGGGTTAA
- a CDS encoding alpha/beta fold hydrolase — MTTLIGLAGCSDQQQDALLEKTINMARDAANLELKQSQLSDVSMTYLERDAEGPVMLLLHGFSANKDNWLQFSYELPENYRLIIPDLAGHGDTPAPKGEDYGLIRQAERLHELMQNLKIDQFHIAGNSMGGAISAIYSTLYPQEIRSLTLIDAAGVDAPKPSEYMEGLKEGKNPLIATDNDSFEYRMDFVMSKAPPLPWPLRPALMRQAVARVDINREIFNDMIATKDRLTESGFEAQLEQHVTMPTLIIWGEEDRVLDVSAVEVFKQKIPHAEVKIYPEIGHLPMVEIPAETAELYAEFVASAE; from the coding sequence ATGACGACCCTGATAGGCCTGGCTGGCTGCAGTGATCAGCAACAGGATGCTCTACTGGAAAAAACCATCAATATGGCTCGCGATGCCGCCAACCTGGAGCTGAAACAGAGCCAGCTCTCCGACGTTTCTATGACCTACCTGGAGCGTGATGCCGAAGGGCCCGTCATGTTGTTATTGCATGGTTTTTCCGCCAACAAAGACAACTGGTTGCAATTCTCCTATGAATTACCCGAGAACTACCGGCTGATCATTCCTGACCTGGCCGGACATGGCGATACTCCGGCCCCCAAAGGCGAAGATTACGGTTTAATCCGCCAGGCTGAACGCCTGCATGAACTGATGCAAAACCTGAAGATTGACCAGTTTCATATTGCCGGTAACTCCATGGGCGGCGCGATCAGTGCCATTTACAGTACCCTATATCCACAGGAAATCCGCAGCCTGACTCTGATCGATGCGGCAGGTGTTGATGCACCTAAGCCAAGTGAATATATGGAAGGTTTAAAAGAAGGAAAAAACCCTCTGATTGCTACGGATAATGACAGCTTTGAATATCGCATGGACTTTGTGATGTCAAAAGCACCACCACTCCCCTGGCCATTACGTCCGGCACTCATGCGACAAGCTGTGGCCAGAGTCGATATCAACCGCGAAATCTTCAACGATATGATTGCAACAAAAGATCGGCTGACAGAGTCGGGCTTTGAAGCTCAACTGGAACAACACGTCACCATGCCCACACTGATTATCTGGGGCGAAGAAGACCGGGTACTGGACGTTTCTGCCGTCGAGGTATTTAAGCAAAAAATCCCGCATGCCGAAGTGAAAATTTACCCGGAAATTGGTCACCTGCCTATGGTTGAAATTCCCGCAGAAACGGCTGAGCTGTACGCTGAGTTTGTTGCCTCAGCGGAATAA
- a CDS encoding PAS domain S-box protein, which produces MPARSSSGEIQVECNDLIVSKTDLDSRITYANKAFCYYSGFREKELLGQPQNIVRHSDMPRAIFYLMWEHLKQDQEFFGYVKNHRKDGGYYWTFASVAPVYENGQKTGYLSARRCPGESAIQVIEPLYQKMIELEKSLPKEQQIPMSSAILWKAINKEFATYAEFALSL; this is translated from the coding sequence ATGCCAGCCAGATCATCAAGCGGCGAAATCCAGGTGGAATGTAACGATCTGATCGTATCCAAAACCGACCTGGATAGCCGTATTACCTACGCCAACAAGGCATTTTGTTATTACTCCGGTTTTCGGGAAAAAGAACTGCTGGGGCAACCGCAGAATATTGTTCGCCACAGCGATATGCCACGCGCAATTTTTTATTTAATGTGGGAGCACCTGAAACAGGATCAGGAGTTTTTTGGTTATGTTAAAAACCACCGAAAAGATGGGGGTTATTACTGGACCTTTGCCAGCGTTGCACCCGTGTATGAAAACGGCCAGAAAACCGGTTATCTATCCGCCAGACGCTGTCCTGGTGAAAGCGCTATTCAAGTGATTGAACCCTTGTATCAGAAAATGATTGAGCTGGAAAAATCTCTGCCTAAAGAGCAGCAAATCCCTATGTCTTCCGCCATCTTGTGGAAAGCGATTAATAAGGAGTTCGCAACCT